Within the Gordonia westfalica genome, the region CGACACCTCTTCCCCCGGTCGGGTGTAGCGGTGGTACACGGTGTCGCAGTTGGTCGCGACGACCGAGGTGAAGCCCGCGTCGTCGAAGAGTTGCGTCGCGCGCCCGAGCGGGTCGTCGGCCGTGCGGGTTCCGTTGAGCCCGCGCATCGTCCACACCTGGGCCATGGCCGGCGGCGCCACGACGCCCGGATGCCCGGCGGCACGCGCCGCGGCGTCGTCGACGTAGATGGGGTTCTCATCGCCCATCGCCTCGACCCAGTTGTTGATCATCGGCTGGTTGATGGGATCGCGCCCGCGCACCGGGGCACTCGCTCCGTCGTCCATGATCGCCTGCGCCGCAGCGCGAATGGCCTCGTCTGCATCCAACCCTTCGGGGGTCAGCTCCGGTGCGCTCATCGCTTGGCCCGCGGGAGTCCGAGCCCGGCCGTGGCGATCATGTCGCGCATGACCTCGTTGACACCGCCGCCGAAGGTGATGACCACATGACGCTTCTGCTGCACGTCGAGCCAGTCGACGAGGGCAGCGGTCTCGGGGTCGGTGAAATCGCCGTAGCGTCCGATGATCTCGTTGGCCATGCGGCACACCGCCTGGATGCGCTCGGTGGAGAACACCTTGGTCGCCGCGGCATCGGCCATCGAGATCGCCTCACCGGTGGAGGCCACCTGCCAGTTGAGCAGTTCGTTGATCCGGCCGTAGGCGTCGATGGTCGCCAGTGCCCGACGCACGTCGGGATGCTTGGCGATGACGGTGCCGTCGGGTCCCGGACGCTGCGCCCAGGCGCACAGCCGCGCCGCCAGGCCGTCGATGCGTCCGGCCGGTCCGAGCATGACCCGCTCGTGGTTGAGCTGGGTGGTGATCAGCTTCCAACCGCCGCCCTCCTCACCCACGCGCATCGAGACCGGGACCTTCACGTCCTGGTAGTAGGTGGCGTTCACGTGATGGGCACCGTCGGCGGTGATGATCGGCGTCCAGCTGAATCCGGGATCCTTGGTGTCCACGATGAGAATCGAGATGCCCTTGTGCTTCGGCGCATCCTTGTCGGTCCGCACGGCCAGCCAGATGTAGTCGGCGTCGTGGCCACCGGTGGTGAAGATCTTCTGGCCGTTGACGACATAGTGGTCGCCGTCGAGCACGGCCGTCGTGGACAGCGACGCCAGGTCGGTACCGGCCTCGGGTTCGGTGTAACCGATGGCGAAATGCACGTCGCCGGCGAGGATCGCGGGCAGGAACTTGCGCTTCTGCTCCTCGGTGCCGTGGACCTGGAGGGTCGGACCGACCGTCTGGAGCGTGACCGACGGCAGCGGGACATCGGCGCGGACGGCCTCGTTGGTGAAGATCTGCTGTTCGATCTCACCAAATCCCTTGCCGCCGAACTCCTTCGGCCAGCCCACACCGAGGCGGCCGTCGTCGCCCATGCGCTTGATGACCTTGCGGTACGTCGGTCCGTGCCGCTCGGTCAGCATGATCTCCGCTTCTTCCGGAGTCACGAGGTCGGCGAAGTATGCCCGGAGTTCTTCGCGCAGCGCGCGCTGTTCGGGCGTCAGATCGATGAACATCGTGCTCACCCCTGTGCTCGGTCGGCCGGGGCTGCGCCCTCGGTGATGTCGGCGAGTTCGTCCAGTCGCACGGCGGCACCACCCACGAGGCGGGCGAGATCCTTGGCGATGGAGAAGTACCGGTGCAACGGATAGGTGATGTCCACGCCGATGCCGCCGTGCAGGTGCGTCATCGTCCGCAGGGTCGGCGGGATCTCCTCCGCCAGCCAGTAGGCGGCGACGCCGAGATCGGTCGCCGCGTCGAGGCCTTCGGAGAGCCGCCAGGCCGCGGCGGTGGTCGACAGGTCCATCGACCGTCCGACCACGTAGATGTCGGCGAGCTGCTGACCGACGGCCTGGAACAGCGCGATGGGCTTGCCGAACTGCTCGCGGGTCGAGACGTGGTCGGCGGTGAGCCGGGTCGCGCCGGCGACGAGTCCGTCGGCGTAGGCGCACAGTGCCAGCCGGTACCGGTCACGCAGGACGGAGAGCTCGCGGCTGATGACGTCGGCGTCGTCGACGGGGACGTCGTCGAAGGTCACGGTGTACTCGCCCCAGCCACTCGACGCCGGGGTACGTGTGAGCGTGACGCCGTCGGCCGTCGGCGAGACGGCCACGACGCCGGCATCGGATGTGACGAGCAGGACCGAGGCACCCTCGGCGTGCAGGACCCCGACCTTCGTGCCGTTGAGGCGTCCGCCGCGGACACCGGTCTGCGGGGTCGGCGTCAGGTTGTCGCCGTGTTCGCCGATCGCGATGGCGGCCCAGCGGCCACCCGTCAGGGCCTCACCCCACCGGGACCACACGTCCGCATCCGACCCGGAGACCTCGGCGAAGACGAGCGCTGCGGTGAGGGTTCCCAGTGCAGGGGTCACCGCGGCGGCGCGCCCCATACGACGGAACAGCGGGAGGAGTCCCGCCTCGTCGATCTCGTCACCGTCGTGGTCGGCCGGCAACGGCAGCGCGAGGAGCCCGGCGTCGACGAGTGCCTGCCAGGTCTCGGCGTCGAAGCCGCCGACCTGATCGCCTGCACCCGAGTCACCGGAATCCCGCCTCCCGAAGGTCGACTCCCAGTCGGGTTGCCGTCGTGCGAACACGTCCTCCGCGACGTCGCGAACCGCGACCGCCGTGCCGTCCAGGGCAAAGTCCACCCGCGTCTCCTCACCATGCGCGAACTACAGAACTAGAACTTGTTCTAGTTGTATCAGAGTCGGTGCATCCGGGGTAGAGATCGGGTTTAATCTGCGGTTTCGCGCGGAAGAGGCCGGTCAGCCGCGAGGCAAACCGAGAATGCGTTCCGCAGCCGCGGTCTTGAGGATCTGGGTGGTTCCACCGGCGATCGACAGGCAGCGATTCTGGAGCACGGCGTCGGACGCCTCGGTGGCCGCCAGACCCTGCACGCCGACGAGCCGCAGGGCGAGATCGGGCACCGACTGCCGGTGCTCCACACCGATGAGTTTGCGGACGCTGGACAGCGCACCCGGGTCGAGACCGGCGAGTTGCTGCGTCGCGGCACGGGCGTCGAGGACCCGGCCGACGTGTGCGTCGGCGAACTGTCTGCCGAGTGCGGCGCGCTCCCCTTCGGAGAGCTCACGCGTCATCGACTGCACCTGCCGGAGCAGCGACTCCATCTCCTTGCCGAGACCCGACCCGCCCATCGCCACGCGCTCGTTCGCGAGGGTGGTACGGGCCAGCCGCCAGCCGTTGTTCACCTCGCCGACCACGCAGTCGTCGGGCACGACGACGTCGTCGAGGAAGACCTCGTTGAAGTTGGCGCGTCCGGTCAGCTCGCGCAGCGGACGGATGTCGATGCCCGGCGAGGACATGTCGACGAGGAAGTAGGTGATCCCCTTGTTCTTGGGCGCCTCGGCGTCGGTGCGGGCCAGGCAGATGGCCCACTGCGCATTGTGCGCCTGCGAGGTCCAGATCTTCTGACCGGACAGCTTCCAGCCGCCGTCGATGCGTTCCGCTCGCGTGCGCAGCGCCGCGAGGTCAGAACCCGCCTCGGGCTCGCTGAACAGCTGACACCAGACGATCTCGCCGGCGAGGGTCGGCGCGACGAAGCGCTCACGCTGCGCGTCGGTGCCGTGGGACAGGATCGTCGGGATCGCCCAGGCGCCGATGACGAGATCGGGCCGGACGATGCCGGCGGCGTCGAGTTCGGTGTCGATGAGCAGCTGCAGAGCGGCGTCGGCGCCTAGTCCGTACGGCGCCGGCCAGTGCGGGGTGAGGTATCCCGTCTCCGCGAGGACGCCCCGTTTGTCGTCGGGGTCGGCGTCGGCGATGCGGGCCACGGTGGCACGGACCTCGTCGCGGCGGTCCTCGACCTCCGAGAGGTCGAGGGCGAATCGTCGGCGCGTGCCCGCGAGACCCCGATCGGCGAGTGTCGTGGCAGCAGTGTGCGCGTGATCCAGCGCGGCTTGTGCGGCGAGTGCGGACCGGAGGTAGAGGTGCGCGTCGTGTTCGAAGGTGAAGCCGATGCCGCCGAGTATCTGGATGCAGTCCTTGGCAGTGGCGACGGGGGCCTCGGCCACGACGACGTCGGCCGCGAGCCGGCTGATCTCGAGTTGCTCACGCGCAGAATCGAGCTCATCCGAGGAGGCGCCGAGTACGTCGTCGACGGCGCTGGCCACGTCCCAGGCGACCGCGGTGACCTCTTCACTGCGGCAGAGCATCTCGGCGCAGATGTGCTTGATCGCCTGGAACGAGCCGATCGGCACACCGAACTGCGTACGGACCTTGGCGTAGTCGACGGCGGTGTCGAGGGCCCAGCGGGTGACCCCACTCTGATAGGCCGCGAGCGTCGCCGACAGCAGCCCCTCGACGAGCGGCGCGTCGGGAAGTTCGACGAGGTCGTCGACCGTGACGCCGGACAGTTGCACGCGGGACACCGAGGTGGTGCCGTCGAGCGGTGCCTCCGGGGCGATGTCGGCGCTGCCGACATTCGGCGGGATCACCCACCAGCGCCCGTCCCGACCCGCGACGTCGAGCGCCGCCAGGACCGCGGCGCCCTCGACGTAGCCGCCGACGAGCCCGAGGTCGAGGGTGTCGGACAGCGGCACGGCCGGGCCGCCGGCGTGGCTGACGACCGGCGTCACCACCGGAACCGCACCTTCGAGAACATGGTCGAGGAGTTCCTGCGCCCGCGCATCCGTGCTAGTGGAGAGCGTGATCGCCGTGGTCACCGTCGGCGCGACGGGCCCCGGGACCAGTTCGATTCCGCACTGCTCGACCATTGCCGCCACGTCGACGAAGCCCGCACCGAGTCCGCCGGAAGCCTCCGGCACCGCGGCCGCGAACACCCCGAACTCCGCCAGCCGGCCGAACAGCTGCGTCCACTGATCACGCGGTTTGTCGATGTCGGAGCGGACCAGTTCGGTCACCTTCGCGGCGCGGGCCCAGGACTCGATGCTGTGGCACACCGCAATTTGCTCGGAAGACGTGGCGATTGTCACGAGTGATCCTCTGTATGTCGAGTTGTGAGGAATAATTAGAACCTGTTCTAATATGCCATGGGTGGTTCCTGATCGGGTAGCCACCCGAGATCCCCCGCCACCCGATCACTGATCACGTGAGGATGTTCGAAAGCACATGGCCCGCTCTGCACCAGGCAACGCCGCGGTCGACACCCCGGCCGGGACCTCGACTCCCGCCGCGGCGCCCGAAGCCGGTTCCACCGCGCAGCGCGAACGCCGCCGCCGCATCCTCGACGCGACGCTGGCCCTCGCCTCCAAAGGCGGTTACGACGCCGTCCAGATGCGCACCGTCGCCGACAAGGCCGACGTCGCGGTCGGCACGCTCTACCGCTACTTCCCGTCCAAGGTCCACCTGCTGGTGACCGCGCTGGCGCGTGAGTTCGAGCGCGTCGAATCGAAGGTCGACCGCTCACAATTGCGGGGCGACACCGCAATCGACCGTCTGCGCCATGTCCTGGACATGATCACGTTCGCAATGCAGCGCGACCCGCTGCTCACCGAGGCGATGACCCGCGCATTCATGTTCGCCGACGCGTCGGCGACCGCCGAGGTCGATCAGGTCGCCGGCATCATCGATCGACTCCTCGCCGGCGCCATCGTCGAAGAGGGTGAGCCGACCGAAGAGGACCTCGCGATCGCTCGCGTGCTCTCCGACGTGTGGATGTCGAACCTCGTGCAGTGGCTGACCCGACGCGCGTCGGCCACCGACGTCACCAACCGCCTCGAACTGACGGTCAAACTGCTGCTCAAGGACCGCGCCAACTGAGCCGAGCACTCGCCACGGTCGGTCGGCGGAGGGGTGCCGGCCGGCGATATCTGCCGGCCGAGTAGGTCCGAGGCGCTGGCCGAGGACCGTATCGAGGTCAGTCCTCGCCCTTTGGTCGAGCGTGCACATAGGCCTCGACGACGGTCCGCATCACCGGTTTTCCGGCGTCGTTGACCACCTCGGACGTGGACGTGACAAGCGCCCGGTTGCGGTCGTCGAAGTCGACGGCGTCGATCGTCAACGATCCGGTCAACGTGTCGCCGGGACGAACCGGTCGGAGGAACACAACATCGGCAAGTCGCTTGCCCGCGATGACCTTCCAGCGGTACAGGACACCGGTGACGGCCAGTTTTTGGTAGATCGACATCGTGTGCAGGCCGCTGGCGATGAGCCCGCCGTAGGCACCGGCCTCGGCGGCTGCCTTGTCCGTGTGGAAGTCCTGCGGGTCCCAGGTTCGCGCGAAGTCGAGCAGTTCCTCTTCGGTCACGTGGTGCGTGCCGAACCGGTAGACCTGCCCGGCCTCGAGATCATCTGCCCACAGTCGGTCGGCTTCGCTCACTTGAGGTCTTTGGCGATCATCGGCCAGGTGGTCTTGAGATCGCGCTCCCAGTAGCTCCAGGAATGTGTGCCGTCGGGCCGGAGGAGGACCTTGTGCGGAACCTTCAACGCACGCATGCGCTGCGCCATCTGCTTGGTGCACTCGTTGACCGCGGCTTCGATGACCCCACCGACGACCACCTGGTTGGCAAGCGTGAAGGGATCACCGGCGACCAGCGGCGCCTCGAGACGGTCGTACCAGCCGGGCAGGCCGGTGCCGCTCGTCATGTAGACCTTGGTGCCGCGCAGCTTCGCGGCGTTGACGTACGGATCGTTCTTGCGCCAGCCCGACGAGTTGACCGGGCCCCACATGTTGTCGACGTTGCCCATGCCCCGGTCGGCGACGACCATCCGAATGTACGCCTGGCCCAGCGCATCACTGGTGCGGGCGCAACCGCTGTACGCGGCGACCGACTTGTAGAGCTTCGGTGCTGCGATGGCGAGATTCAGCACCGAGGTGCCGGCCATCGAGATGCCGGCGATCGCGTTCTTCCGGGTGGTGTTGAACTCCTCGTCCACCAACGGCGGGAGTTCCTTGGTGAGGAACGTCGTCCACTTGTTGCGGCCGAGCACCGGGTCGTCACGCTGCCAATCGGTGTAATAGGAGAACGCGCCGCCGATGGGCGTCACCACGTTGACCTGCTTGTCGCGGAAGAAGTTCACGTACTGCGTCTTCGCCGCCCAGGTCGCCGAATCCTCGCCGCCACCCGCACCGTTGAGGAGATAGAGCGTGGGACGCGGCTTGGTCAGGTTCTTGGGGCGCAGGACGTTGACCGGAACCAGCCGACGCATGGCAGCGGAGTAGACGATCAACGTCGTCTGCTGAGCCGAATCGTGGATGACGGTGTCGATCCGGGCGCGATTCGGGTCGGGGGCCGGTGCAGCGAGAGCCGCCGGTGCCCATCCGGTCGCCGCCACTGCGACGGCACACGCGACAACACTCAGCCGCCTCTTCCAGGAGAAACGCACCAATAGCCCCTTTGGTTAACATTGTTCTCAGACGTAACAAAGGTAACCGAGATTGGCGGGACGTCCCAAGCCGAGACGGTCGTCGTTGTGCGTTTGTGATCAGCGCGGCTGGAACCGCTGCGCGCCGTCGAGGCGGACGATCTCACCGTTGATGTAGCTGTTCTCCAGCAGATGCTGCGCCAGCGCCGCGAACTCGTCGGGAAGACCGAGCCGCTTGGGATAGGGCACGCCGGCGGCGAACTTGGTGAGCGCTTCCTCCCCCATCGATTCCATGATCGGCGTCCGCATGGTGCCGGGAGCGATGGTGTTCAGGCGCACCGCAACCGAGCCCTGATCCCGAGCTCCCGACAGGGTGAGACCCATGACGCCGGCCTTGGCGGCGGCGTAGGCGGTCTGCCCGATCTGCCCCTCGTAGCCGGCGATCGAACTGGTCATCACGATCGCACCGCGCTCCCCGGACTCCTTGGGCTCGCCGGCCGCGAGCTTGGCCGCGGTGAGGCGCAGGACGTTGTAGGTGCCCGTGAGATAGAGATTGAGGGTCTTGACGAAACCCTTCATGTCCGCGGGCGAGCCGTCGCGGCCGACGATCTTCTGTGCCACACCGAATCCGCCGTGCGCGATGACCGCGTAGCGCAGATCACCGAGCTCACTCGCCTGCTCGAGTGCGGCGTTCACCGAGTCGTCGTCGAGGACGTCGGTACGCGCGTAGATCGCCCGCTCCCCCAACTCTTCCGCGAGCTCCTTCGCCGGCTGGTCGGCCAGGTCGGCGATCACGACCGACGCACCCGCCGCATGCAGACGACGCACGGTCGCCGCGCCGAGTCCGCCCGCGCCGCCGGTGACGAGCGCGACTTCACCCTCAAACGACATCTGTTCTCCTCGAATCGAATTCATGTACAGCTTGGTAGTCAGACGGGGCTCAGGCGCCGGTCCACTCCGGCTTGCGCTTCTCCGCGAATGCGCGGGCACCCTCGATCGCGTCCTTCGAGGTGAAGACCGGCGCGAGCAATTCGCCCTGGCGGTCCCATTTCTCGTCGTCGCCCCACGATTCCGACTCGGCGATGATCCGCTTGGTGACGGCAACGGCCAGCGGGCCGTTCTCGGTGATGCGCTCGGCAAGTGCGAGAGCACCGTCGAGCGCGCCGCCCTCGTCGGTGAGGATGTTGACGAAGCCCCAGTCCGCGGCCTGCTCGGCGGTGAAGTTGTCGCCGGTCAGCGCCAGTTCAAGCGCCTTCTGGTACGGAATCTTCTTGGGCAGGCGCAGGAGCCCGCCGGCCCCGGCGACGAGGCCGCGCTTGACCTCGGGGATGCCGAACTTCGCCGACTTCGACGCGACGACGAGGTCGGTGGCGAGAACCAGTTCGGTTCCGCCCGCGAGGGCGAACCCTTCGACGGCCGCGATGACCGGCTTGGCCGGCGGCTTCTGCGTGAAGCCCAGACCGCGACCCGCGATGGCCACCGACTCTCCCGCGGCGAAGGCCTTCAGATCCATTCCGGCACAGAAGTTGCCGCCCGCTCCGGTCAGGATGGCGACCGACAGTTCCGGACTGTCGTCGAGCTCGTCCATCGCGTCGGCGAGCGACTGACTCACCTCATGATTGATCGCGTTGCGTGCCTGCGGCCGATTGATCGTGATGACGAGGATGCGCCCCCGGCGCTCCACGAGAACTGCGTCGGACATGTGTCGTGCGACCCCTCACCGAATTCGACGATCGCTGCGGACGCACTCACGCGACATCGGGCGACGTCGGCCGCAGCTCACGAGTGATCGTAATCAGAAAGAGCCGACCAATGGGCAAAATGAACGAACTGAGTTAGACAAGTGTCGCCCGAGGTGGCCTGACGCAGGTCGATCGAACTCAGCCGCAAATCCACCCTTTTTCGGCATTTCCACCACCTCGAGGGGTGGTGGAAATGCCGATAAGTGGTGGATTTGCGCGGGACCTCAGGAACCGATCTCGTCGACCAACCCCCAGTCGAGGGCCTGTGCGGCGTCGATCTCGACGCCGGTCACGAACAGGTGCAATGCCCGCCATCGTCCGATGCGCCGGGGCACGCTGACGGTGCCGCCGGCTCCCGGGATGAGGCCCATCGACACTTCGGGCAGCCGTATCCGGGTGTCCGGGGCGGCGACGACTCGCCTGGCAAAGGCGGGGATCTCGATTCCGGCACCAACGCAGGGACCGTGCAGACGGACCTCGACGCGGTCGGCGAGCACGGCCACGAGCCGCCCGGCTCCCCCGCGGGTTCGGATCAGGTGGGCCGTGGATGCGTCGGGCATGTGCCCGAACTCGTCGAGGTCGCCGCCGGCGCAGAACGCGCTGCCCGCCCCGTCGACCACGACGTGGTCGATCGAGTCGTCGAGTACTGCCAGGCGCAACGCGTCGACGAATGCGTCGCGCAGTGCGGTCCCGTAGGCGTTGCGGCGTTCCGGACGATTGAGGGTGATCCGCAGAGTGTCGCCCTGACGGTCGAGCAGCACCGGGTCGACCGCGGGCGGCGGCAGCGGGCGGCCCTTCGCACGACGCTCCTCCAACCATCGGCCGAACTCGTCGCCGCCCTGCAGCGTCGAGTACCCCAGGGATTCGACGTCGATGGCCGGGACGGGGTCGAGCGGCTCGGCGGCGCGCACCACCTGCGCGGCGACGAGTGACGCCTGCGGGCAGCGCGACACGGCATCGATGAAAGCCGCCACCGCCACATCCACCTCGTCGGCGCCCACCACCGCACGATGGCCGGCCCCGGACGGGGCATACGTGAGGTCCACGGCCTCCAGCAGCGGGCCGAGCGCGTCGCCGATCGGGCCCGTCGACGTCCCCACCAGGATGACGTCCGACGCAGAGGCACGGACGGCCGCCAGCGCCAGGCCGTCGGCCGGCACGTCCGACGCCGTGTCGAGATCCACCAGCACGACCGGCGACGCGATGGCGGCACCGTCCCCGAGCAGGTCTCCACCCCCGATGACCGGGGCGGCGGCCAGATCGGCGATCGAGAGACGTCGGGTCTGCATGGCGGTGAACCTCCTGAGGTTTACGTGCGGACGGTAGCATTCTGCCCGTGTCCAGCCATGCGTCCCATGATCCGGTGCGCGACTGGGCCGCCAGCGGTATCCCGCATCTCACCGGCAGATCCGACGGTCCGCCCCTCATCCCGCCGGGACACGCCGCAACCCTTGCGCGTCAGCTCGGTGACTGGATCGGACGGGCGAGCAACGGCACGGTCGACATCGACGGTTCCGCCGTGCTGGCCGAGCGGGCCGCGCTGACCGGACACCGCCGCCGAGGCGACCTCACACCCGGTGGATCGGGGCGTCTCCTTCCCGCCTCCGACGGCTGGGTCGCGGTGAGTTGCGCGCGTCCCGACGACCCGATGCTGCTCGGTGCGCTCATCGAACGCGAGGTGGCCGAGGACCATCTCTGGCCGCAGGTCGCCGACTGGCTGGCCCAGCACACGAGAGCCGAGTTCGACGAGCGCGCCGCACTGTTGGGCATCGCCGGCGGAGGTGTCGCACGCGACGGCGAGATCGCCGACGCTGCACGTGACGCTTTGCGCCCGAGCGGGATTCCGCGTTCGGTCGACGGCCTGCTCGTCGTCGACTTCAGCGCCCTGTGGGCCGGACCGCTGTGCGCGCACCTACTGGGTCTCGCCGGAGCGCGCGTGGTGAAAGTCGAGACGCCGCAACGTCCGGACGGCGCACGACGCGGAAACCCCGACTTCTACCGACTGCTCCACGCAGGGCACGAGTCGGTCGTCCTCGACCCGACGATCCCGACCGAACGGACCGCGCTGGAACGACTCGTCGCCGACGCCGACATCGTGATCGAGGCGTCCCGGCCCCGGGCCCTGCGCGGATTCGGGCTGCGCGCCGAGGATTTCGTCGCGTCGGGAACCACCTGGATCTCCATCACCGCCGCCGGGCGCGACTCCGACCGGATCGGCTTCGGCGACGACATCGCCGCGTCGGCGGGATTGGTCACCTCCGACGACGCCGGCCTGATGTTCGTGGGCGACGCCATCGCCGACCCGCTGTCCGGCCTCACCGCCGCCGCACTCGCGATGTCCGAACCCGATCCGGGCCCAGTCCCCGACCCCCGCCACGGCGTCCTGTGGGACATCTCGATGCGCGCCACGATCGCCTCGACCCTCGGCGGGCCACCCCCGCCGCTCCCACGTCGCGACGGTGATCGGTGGGTGGTGGACACCGGTTCCGGCACCGTGCCGCTCGATCCGCCCCGTATACGGCCGGACGAATCCGATTCGGGGACAACCCGGTGAGCGGAACACTGTTCCGCGGTGTGTCCCTACCCGAGGGAATCCGCGATGTGGTCGTCGACGACGGCGTGATCACGGCGGTCGGCGCGGATCTCGAAAGCCGCGAGGTAACGGGATTCGAGATCATCGACGGCCACGGCGGGGCACTCATCCCGGGGCTCCACGACCACCACATCCACCTCCACGCGCTGGCGGCGGCCTCGGCTTCGGTGCAGTGCGGCCCGCCCGTGGTGACGACCCCCGACGATCTCGCCGCCGCCCTGGACCGCGCCCCCGACCTCGACAGCTCCGGCTGGATCCGCGGCGTCGGGTACGTGGAGACCGTTGCCGGACTTCTGGATTCCGCCGACCTCGACACGCTGCATGCCCGCCGACCGGTCCGCATTCAGCACCGCAGCGGTGCGGTGTGGTTCCTCAACACGGCGGCCGCCGAAGCCGTCGGGTTGCCGACCGCCGACCACCCCGGCGTCGAGCGCGACGACTCCGGCGCACCGACCGGACGGGTCTGGCGTGCCGACGACTGGCTTCGCGAGCGGATCGGGTCTTCCCGGCCACCGGATCTGACAAGCGTCGGCGTCGAACTGACCCGGCTCGGCATCACCGGCATCACCGACGCGACGCCCGACCTGTCCGAGGAGTCGCTCGACGCGCTCGTCTCGTCGCATGCGAACGGCGCAGTGCCACAACGCCTCCACCTGCTGGGGGTCCCGCTCGACGCGACGCCCGACCTCCCGCCGACGGTGACCGCCGGCCCGTACAAGATCGTCCTCGCCGACTCCGACCTGCCCGACTTCCCCGCCCTGTGCGAGCGGATCCACAGCGCGCATTCGCGGGGACGCGGCGTCGCTGCGCACTGCGTCACGCGAGAGGCCCTGTTGTTGCTCCTCGCCGCCTTCGACGAGGCCGGCCCGCATCCGGACGACCGGATCGAGCACGGCGCGATCATCGCCGCCGATACCGTCAAGGAGCTGGGCCGCAGGCGTATTGCCGTCGTCACGCAGCCCGGTTTCATCGCCGCACGTGGCGACGACTACCTGGATCGTCTCGACGCCTCGGAGGTCGCCGACCTGTACCGGTGCGCGAGTCTCGTCGAAGCTGATGTGCCGGTCGCGCTGTCCAGCGACGCACCATACGGACCCGTCGATCCCTGGACGGCGATCGCCGCTGCCGCAACCCGTCTCGCACCCGATGGCCGCATCGTGGGCATCGACGAGAGGGTCAGCCGCAGAACGGCTCTGGAGCATTACCTCGCACCATTGAGCACTCCCGGAGCAGCCGCACGAACCGTCCGCCCCGGCGAACCCGCCGACCTCGTGCTCCTCGACGGCACTCTCGACTCAGCACTGCAGAATGGGTCGGAAGCCGTGCGCCACACGATGATCCGAGGACACATCGCGTACCGACGCGAGTAGCGGTCAGGCCGTCAGCCGACGCCCGGCACGGGGACCTGCGCTCCGGTGACCGCGGCGGAGGCGTCGGAGACCAGAAAGGCGACGGTTTCGGCGATCATCTCCGGTGACACCCAGCCCTTTCGGGCGGAATCCGGTTGGCTCTCACGGTTACCCGGGGTGTCGATCACCGACGGCAGGATCGCATTGGCCCGGATGGCGTCGTCCTTGTACTCGGTGGCCAGAGCGCTGATGAACGCCCACAC harbors:
- a CDS encoding amidohydrolase family protein, which encodes MSGTLFRGVSLPEGIRDVVVDDGVITAVGADLESREVTGFEIIDGHGGALIPGLHDHHIHLHALAAASASVQCGPPVVTTPDDLAAALDRAPDLDSSGWIRGVGYVETVAGLLDSADLDTLHARRPVRIQHRSGAVWFLNTAAAEAVGLPTADHPGVERDDSGAPTGRVWRADDWLRERIGSSRPPDLTSVGVELTRLGITGITDATPDLSEESLDALVSSHANGAVPQRLHLLGVPLDATPDLPPTVTAGPYKIVLADSDLPDFPALCERIHSAHSRGRGVAAHCVTREALLLLLAAFDEAGPHPDDRIEHGAIIAADTVKELGRRRIAVVTQPGFIAARGDDYLDRLDASEVADLYRCASLVEADVPVALSSDAPYGPVDPWTAIAAAATRLAPDGRIVGIDERVSRRTALEHYLAPLSTPGAAARTVRPGEPADLVLLDGTLDSALQNGSEAVRHTMIRGHIAYRRE
- a CDS encoding enoyl-CoA hydratase/isomerase family protein, translated to MQTRRLSIADLAAAPVIGGGDLLGDGAAIASPVVLVDLDTASDVPADGLALAAVRASASDVILVGTSTGPIGDALGPLLEAVDLTYAPSGAGHRAVVGADEVDVAVAAFIDAVSRCPQASLVAAQVVRAAEPLDPVPAIDVESLGYSTLQGGDEFGRWLEERRAKGRPLPPPAVDPVLLDRQGDTLRITLNRPERRNAYGTALRDAFVDALRLAVLDDSIDHVVVDGAGSAFCAGGDLDEFGHMPDASTAHLIRTRGGAGRLVAVLADRVEVRLHGPCVGAGIEIPAFARRVVAAPDTRIRLPEVSMGLIPGAGGTVSVPRRIGRWRALHLFVTGVEIDAAQALDWGLVDEIGS
- a CDS encoding CoA transferase, which gives rise to MSSHASHDPVRDWAASGIPHLTGRSDGPPLIPPGHAATLARQLGDWIGRASNGTVDIDGSAVLAERAALTGHRRRGDLTPGGSGRLLPASDGWVAVSCARPDDPMLLGALIEREVAEDHLWPQVADWLAQHTRAEFDERAALLGIAGGGVARDGEIADAARDALRPSGIPRSVDGLLVVDFSALWAGPLCAHLLGLAGARVVKVETPQRPDGARRGNPDFYRLLHAGHESVVLDPTIPTERTALERLVADADIVIEASRPRALRGFGLRAEDFVASGTTWISITAAGRDSDRIGFGDDIAASAGLVTSDDAGLMFVGDAIADPLSGLTAAALAMSEPDPGPVPDPRHGVLWDISMRATIASTLGGPPPPLPRRDGDRWVVDTGSGTVPLDPPRIRPDESDSGTTR
- a CDS encoding SDR family NAD(P)-dependent oxidoreductase, producing the protein MSFEGEVALVTGGAGGLGAATVRRLHAAGASVVIADLADQPAKELAEELGERAIYARTDVLDDDSVNAALEQASELGDLRYAVIAHGGFGVAQKIVGRDGSPADMKGFVKTLNLYLTGTYNVLRLTAAKLAAGEPKESGERGAIVMTSSIAGYEGQIGQTAYAAAKAGVMGLTLSGARDQGSVAVRLNTIAPGTMRTPIMESMGEEALTKFAAGVPYPKRLGLPDEFAALAQHLLENSYINGEIVRLDGAQRFQPR
- a CDS encoding crotonase/enoyl-CoA hydratase family protein, translated to MSDAVLVERRGRILVITINRPQARNAINHEVSQSLADAMDELDDSPELSVAILTGAGGNFCAGMDLKAFAAGESVAIAGRGLGFTQKPPAKPVIAAVEGFALAGGTELVLATDLVVASKSAKFGIPEVKRGLVAGAGGLLRLPKKIPYQKALELALTGDNFTAEQAADWGFVNILTDEGGALDGALALAERITENGPLAVAVTKRIIAESESWGDDEKWDRQGELLAPVFTSKDAIEGARAFAEKRKPEWTGA